The DNA sequence AGGATTGGTCATTTCTTTCTTTGGGCGTCCCTCATCAGGAGCTTTTCTTCACTTCGCTCGGTCGCCTCACCCGGTTCACTCGCACCTCGTTCACCGGCCCTTCTATGGATTCCAAATCCAGAGACCTCTCCGAATGGAGAGAGGGTCCACGAAGTGGAGGGTGAGGAACGAACCGGGGGATTGATGAGAGCCCTCATGTCAGTCGAGCCCCTTCCTATTTCGCGTTGATGAACGGCATCATGCCGCGAAGCTTCTTGCCCACTTCCTCGATCGAATGCGACTGCTCCGAAGCCCGAATCGCGTCCATCTTCGGACGACCGTTCTCGTTCTCCTTCACCCATTCGTCGGCAAACTTGCCGCTCTGGATGTCGGCCAAAAGCTCCTTCATCGCCGCCTTGCTTTGGTCGTTGATGACCTTCGGTCCGGCCACATAGTCGCCCCACTCGGCGGTGTCGCTGACACTGTACCGCATGTAGTTGAGGCCGCCTTCGTACAGCAGATCGACGATCAGCTTAGTCTCGTGCAGACACTCGAAGTACGCCGCCTCGGGCTGATAACCGGCTTCCACCAGCGTCTCATAGCCAGCCTTGATCAGCGCCGAAAGGCCGCCGCAAAGCACAGCTTGCTCACCGAACAGGTCGGTTTCGGTCTCTTCCTTGAACGTCGTTTCGAGGATTCCAGCCGCCGCCGAGCCGATTCCCCAACCGTAGCTGAGGGCGATCTGCTTCGCTTTGCCGGTCGCGTCTTGGTAGACAGCGATCAGCGCGGGCATGCCGTTTCCGCTCACGAACTCGGCACGGAGCCGGTGGCCAGGGCCCTTCGGAGCGATCATGGCAACGTTGATGTTCGCCGGCGGGGTGATGCGTCCAAAGTGGACGTTGAATCCGTGTGCGAACAACAGCGTCTGGCCGTCCCGCAGGTTCGGCGCAACGTGGTCGT is a window from the Armatimonadota bacterium genome containing:
- the ilvC gene encoding ketol-acid reductoisomerase; the protein is MATIYYTQNVDTDLIKSLKVAIIGYGSQGHAHALNLKDNGADVKVALYEGSKSWAKAEADGLEVLTVADATKWADVLMFCTPDVPMAAIYNDHVAPNLRDGQTLLFAHGFNVHFGRITPPANINVAMIAPKGPGHRLRAEFVSGNGMPALIAVYQDATGKAKQIALSYGWGIGSAAAGILETTFKEETETDLFGEQAVLCGGLSALIKAGYETLVEAGYQPEAAYFECLHETKLIVDLLYEGGLNYMRYSVSDTAEWGDYVAGPKVINDQSKAAMKELLADIQSGKFADEWVKENENGRPKMDAIRASEQSHSIEEVGKKLRGMMPFINAK